In Hyphomicrobiales bacterium 4NK60-0047b, a single genomic region encodes these proteins:
- the narH gene encoding nitrate reductase subunit beta, translated as MKIRAQIGKVLNLDKCIGCHTCSVTCKNVWTSRQGVEYAWFNNVESKPGVGYPRKWEDQKVWNGGWERKSNGSLTPKMGGKFRLLAKIFANPDLPEIDDYYEPFTFEYERLQKAPSSTAMPTARAHSAITGKKMEKPEWGPNWEEILGGEFSERSEDYNFETIQKELYGEFENTFMMYLPRLCEHCLNPTCVASCPSGAIYKREEDGIVLIDQDKCRGWRMCVSGCPYKKIYYNWQSGKSEKCTFCYPRIEAGDPTVCSETCVGRIRYLGVMLYDADKIKEAASIEDPEDLYQAQLDIFLDPHDPEVIAQARKDGVPESWIEGAQNSPVYKMAMDWKVAFPLHPEYRTLPMVWYIPPLSPIQNAAEKGQIDMAGVIPDVHKLRIPVKYLANLLTAGKEEPVVHALERMIAMREFKRGQNVDGESNKELLSQVGLDENTVNDMYRIMALASYEDRFNIPTNHKEYAGETPFDNEIPFDTRSACGFSFGNGCSGGTSKPNLFGAKTHQNTMNGRLHEPGSKGGRS; from the coding sequence ATGAAAATTCGTGCTCAAATTGGAAAGGTTCTTAACCTGGATAAATGCATTGGCTGTCATACTTGCTCTGTCACTTGCAAAAATGTTTGGACATCTCGTCAGGGTGTTGAATATGCCTGGTTTAATAATGTTGAATCAAAACCTGGTGTTGGTTATCCGCGCAAATGGGAAGATCAAAAAGTCTGGAATGGGGGCTGGGAGCGTAAATCTAATGGTAGCCTCACTCCTAAAATGGGAGGCAAATTCAGGCTATTAGCCAAAATTTTTGCCAACCCTGATTTGCCTGAAATTGATGATTATTACGAACCCTTTACTTTCGAGTATGAGCGCTTGCAAAAAGCACCATCTTCGACAGCGATGCCCACGGCAAGGGCTCATTCAGCAATCACTGGTAAAAAAATGGAAAAACCAGAATGGGGCCCAAACTGGGAAGAAATTCTTGGCGGTGAGTTTTCTGAGCGAAGTGAAGACTATAATTTTGAAACCATCCAAAAAGAACTTTACGGTGAATTTGAAAATACATTCATGATGTATCTCCCGCGCCTTTGCGAACATTGCCTCAACCCAACCTGCGTTGCGTCATGCCCAAGTGGCGCTATTTATAAACGCGAAGAAGACGGCATTGTGCTTATCGACCAAGACAAATGCCGCGGCTGGCGCATGTGTGTCTCTGGCTGTCCCTACAAGAAGATCTACTATAACTGGCAATCAGGTAAATCTGAGAAATGTACATTTTGCTATCCACGGATTGAAGCCGGTGACCCTACAGTTTGTTCTGAGACCTGTGTTGGGCGCATTCGTTATTTGGGCGTCATGCTTTATGATGCAGATAAAATCAAAGAAGCTGCGAGCATTGAAGATCCTGAAGACCTATATCAAGCTCAGTTAGATATTTTCCTTGACCCTCATGACCCTGAAGTTATTGCACAAGCAAGAAAAGATGGTGTTCCTGAGAGCTGGATTGAAGGGGCGCAAAATTCACCGGTTTATAAAATGGCGATGGATTGGAAGGTTGCGTTCCCGCTTCACCCTGAATATCGCACGCTGCCTATGGTTTGGTATATCCCGCCATTGTCACCTATTCAAAATGCGGCTGAAAAAGGACAGATTGACATGGCTGGTGTTATTCCAGATGTTCACAAGTTACGTATTCCTGTGAAATATCTAGCTAACCTTTTAACAGCTGGCAAAGAAGAGCCTGTGGTTCATGCCCTAGAGAGAATGATCGCTATGCGGGAATTTAAACGCGGGCAAAATGTCGATGGTGAAAGCAACAAAGAGCTTCTCTCTCAAGTTGGTCTTGATGAAAACACCGTCAACGATATGTACCGCATCATGGCGTTAGCTAGTTACGAAGATCGTTTTAATATTCCAACGAACCACAAAGAGTATGCGGGTGAGACACCCTTTGATAATGAAATTCCGTTTGATACTCGCTCTGCTTGTGGGTTTAGTTTTGGCAATGGCTGTTCTGGTGGGACAAGCAAACCAAATCTATTTGGCGCTAAAACTCATCAAAACACTATGAATGGAAGACTACATGAACCTGGCTCAAAAGGAGGTCGCTCATGA
- the nirC gene encoding nitrite transporter NirC, giving the protein MTIRETVCYFADLSKEKVENLNNNPLGFIISSLMAGAYVGIGILLIFSVGQAVEPSFRSLVMGGSFGIALTLIVFAGADLFTGHTMYAAIGRLTRACSTMNAIKIWATTWGGNLVGSLGLALLFIIGGGGIVLQEGGQDLLHQIAYKKMSGTPAELVARGMLCNWLVCLAIWGAARTKSDTAKCIIIFWCLYAFIASGFEHSVANMTVFSLALFSEHPETISFIGAAYNLFWVTIGNTVSGAVLMGTGYWYAAGRPMNSEAKIK; this is encoded by the coding sequence ATGACAATCCGAGAAACAGTATGTTATTTCGCAGATCTCTCAAAAGAGAAAGTTGAGAATTTAAATAATAATCCATTGGGCTTTATCATATCTAGTTTAATGGCGGGAGCTTATGTTGGCATTGGGATCTTACTCATCTTCTCCGTTGGCCAAGCCGTAGAACCTTCATTTCGCAGCCTTGTGATGGGGGGCAGTTTTGGTATCGCCCTTACATTAATAGTCTTCGCCGGCGCCGACCTTTTTACAGGCCACACGATGTATGCCGCTATAGGGCGATTAACAAGAGCCTGTAGTACAATGAATGCCATAAAAATTTGGGCAACGACTTGGGGTGGCAACTTAGTAGGGTCGTTGGGCCTGGCCTTATTATTTATCATAGGTGGCGGCGGCATTGTTCTCCAGGAAGGAGGGCAAGATCTATTGCATCAAATAGCCTACAAAAAAATGTCGGGAACACCGGCTGAATTAGTAGCAAGGGGAATGTTATGTAATTGGCTTGTTTGTCTGGCTATTTGGGGGGCAGCCCGAACAAAAAGTGATACTGCAAAATGTATTATAATTTTTTGGTGTCTTTATGCTTTCATTGCCTCAGGCTTTGAACACAGCGTTGCAAACATGACGGTGTTTTCACTCGCATTGTTTTCCGAGCACCCAGAAACAATAAGTTTTATAGGAGCTGCATATAACCTGTTCTGGGTGACAATCGGCAATACAGTTTCAGGTGCTGTTTTGATGGGAACCGGCTATTGGTACGCAGCCGGCAGACCAATGAATTCAGAAGCAAAAATCAAGTGA
- a CDS encoding bifunctional aconitate hydratase 2/2-methylisocitrate dehydratase has product MSLYTDYLNEIENRKNEGLNPKPIDDGALVSELISQIKDLENEHRENSLKFFIYNTLPGTTSAAGEKAKFLKEIILGNFVIEEISPKFAFELLSHMKGGPSVEVLLDLALGNDLELASPAAEVLKTQVFLYEADTGRLETAYKDGNEIAKDILQSYAKAEFFTKLPDVEEKIKVVTYIAAEGDISTDLLSPGNQAHSRSDRELHGKCLISPEAQAEIQDLQKQNPDARVMLIAEKGTMGVGSSRMSGVNNVALWTGKQASPYVPFVNIAPIVAGTNGISPIFLTTVGVTGGIGIDLKNWVKKLDADGNPILNENDDPVLEQTYSVETGTVLTINTKTKKLYNGDKELVDISSALTPQKVEFIKSGGSYAVVFGKKLQNFAASTLGIELLPVFASSKEISHEGQGLTAVEKIFNRNAVGVAEGAVLHAGSDVRVKVNIVGSQDTTGLMTSQELEAMAATVISPTVDGAYQSGCHTASVWDIKAQENIPKLMKFMNKFGLITARDPKDKYHAMTDVIHKVLNDITVDDWAIIIGGDSHTRMSKGVAFGADSGTVALALATGEATMPIPESVKVTFKGSMKAHMDFRDVVHATQSQMLKQFGDNVFQGRIIEVHIGTLLADQAFTFTDWTAEMKAKASICISEDDTLIGSLEIAKNRIQIMIDKGMDNEAQTLLGLIKIADNRIAEIKSGEKPALTPDDNAEYFAEVIVDLDKIDEPMIADPDVNNADVSKRYTHDTIRPISYYKAEKKVDLGFVGSCMVHKGDMKIVAQMLRNLEKETGSVEFNAPLVVAAPTYNIIDELKDEGDWEVLQKYSGFEFDDDAPKNTARTDYENILYLERPGCNLCMGNQEKAAKGDTVLATSTRLFQGRVVEDSSEKKGESLLASTPVVVLSAILGRTPTMEEYRTAVEGIDLTKFAPPQQKPLDPKSVHF; this is encoded by the coding sequence ATGAGTTTGTATACAGACTACTTAAATGAGATTGAAAATAGAAAAAATGAAGGTTTGAATCCCAAGCCAATTGATGATGGTGCGCTTGTAAGTGAGCTCATCTCGCAAATTAAAGATCTTGAAAATGAGCACAGAGAAAATTCTCTTAAGTTTTTTATTTACAACACTTTGCCTGGTACAACCAGCGCTGCCGGTGAAAAAGCAAAGTTCTTAAAAGAGATTATTCTTGGAAATTTTGTTATTGAGGAAATTTCTCCAAAATTTGCTTTTGAGCTATTGTCTCACATGAAGGGCGGACCATCTGTCGAGGTTCTTCTTGATCTTGCTTTAGGTAACGATTTGGAGCTAGCTTCACCAGCTGCCGAAGTTTTAAAAACTCAGGTGTTTCTATATGAAGCTGATACAGGACGATTAGAAACTGCATATAAAGATGGCAATGAAATTGCTAAAGACATTCTTCAAAGTTATGCAAAAGCGGAATTCTTCACAAAGCTTCCAGATGTAGAAGAAAAGATTAAAGTTGTGACTTACATCGCAGCTGAAGGTGATATTTCTACAGATTTACTCTCTCCTGGTAATCAAGCTCACTCTAGATCAGACCGCGAATTACACGGTAAGTGTTTGATCTCTCCAGAAGCACAAGCTGAAATCCAAGATCTACAAAAACAAAATCCTGACGCTCGGGTTATGTTAATTGCTGAAAAAGGCACCATGGGTGTTGGCTCCTCACGTATGTCTGGTGTGAACAATGTGGCATTATGGACAGGCAAACAAGCTAGCCCTTATGTTCCTTTTGTGAATATTGCTCCTATTGTTGCAGGAACAAATGGTATTTCTCCGATTTTCCTAACAACAGTTGGTGTTACAGGTGGCATTGGTATTGATCTGAAAAACTGGGTGAAAAAGCTAGACGCTGATGGCAACCCGATTTTGAACGAAAATGATGATCCGGTTCTTGAGCAAACCTATTCTGTAGAAACTGGCACGGTTCTCACCATTAACACTAAAACAAAGAAGCTTTATAATGGTGACAAAGAGCTTGTTGATATTTCTTCAGCTCTGACACCTCAAAAGGTTGAATTCATCAAATCTGGTGGCTCTTATGCTGTTGTTTTTGGTAAAAAATTACAGAATTTCGCAGCCTCAACACTTGGAATTGAATTGCTACCTGTCTTTGCTTCTTCCAAAGAAATTTCTCATGAGGGACAAGGCCTCACTGCAGTTGAGAAAATCTTTAACAGAAATGCTGTTGGGGTGGCTGAGGGTGCTGTATTGCATGCCGGCTCTGATGTGCGCGTGAAGGTAAACATTGTCGGGTCCCAGGACACAACCGGTTTGATGACATCGCAAGAGCTTGAGGCTATGGCCGCAACTGTTATTTCTCCAACTGTTGATGGAGCTTATCAATCAGGCTGCCATACAGCATCGGTTTGGGATATAAAAGCACAAGAAAATATTCCTAAACTTATGAAGTTCATGAATAAGTTTGGTCTTATCACGGCAAGAGACCCGAAGGATAAGTACCATGCTATGACCGATGTTATTCATAAAGTTTTGAATGACATTACAGTTGATGATTGGGCAATCATTATTGGAGGTGATAGTCACACACGTATGTCTAAAGGCGTCGCGTTTGGTGCTGATAGTGGAACTGTTGCCCTGGCCCTGGCCACAGGCGAGGCCACGATGCCTATTCCTGAATCTGTTAAAGTAACCTTTAAAGGTTCTATGAAAGCTCACATGGATTTCCGTGATGTGGTTCACGCGACACAATCGCAGATGTTGAAGCAATTTGGTGACAATGTTTTCCAAGGCCGCATTATCGAGGTTCATATTGGAACCTTACTTGCCGACCAAGCTTTCACCTTCACAGACTGGACTGCTGAAATGAAAGCAAAAGCCTCCATCTGTATTTCTGAAGATGATACTCTCATTGGCTCTCTAGAAATTGCCAAAAACCGCATTCAAATCATGATCGATAAAGGCATGGATAATGAAGCGCAAACGCTCCTTGGCCTCATCAAAATCGCTGATAATCGCATTGCAGAAATTAAATCTGGCGAGAAGCCAGCTTTAACACCAGATGATAATGCTGAATATTTTGCGGAAGTTATCGTAGACCTTGACAAAATTGATGAGCCAATGATTGCTGATCCGGATGTGAACAATGCAGACGTCTCAAAGCGTTATACGCATGATACAATTAGACCAATTTCATACTATAAGGCCGAGAAGAAAGTTGACCTTGGGTTTGTTGGTTCCTGTATGGTTCACAAAGGGGATATGAAAATTGTAGCGCAAATGCTTCGTAACCTGGAGAAGGAAACGGGCAGTGTTGAATTTAACGCGCCCTTGGTTGTCGCAGCTCCTACCTATAACATTATCGACGAATTAAAAGACGAAGGGGACTGGGAGGTTTTACAGAAGTACTCTGGTTTTGAATTTGATGATGATGCGCCGAAAAATACGGCTCGGACAGACTACGAAAACATTCTCTATCTTGAGCGTCCTGGCTGTAACCTTTGCATGGGCAACCAAGAAAAGGCTGCTAAAGGTGACACAGTATTAGCAACGTCTACGCGATTGTTCCAAGGACGTGTTGTGGAAGATAGTTCTGAGAAAAAAGGCGAATCTTTGCTGGCATCAACACCAGTTGTGGTTCTTTCAGCTATCTTAGGTAGAACACCTACTATGGAAGAGTATAGAACTGCGGTGGAAGGTATTGACCTTACTAAGTTTGCACCGCCACAACAAAAGCCACTTGATCCAAAATCAGTTCATTTTTAA
- the narJ gene encoding nitrate reductase molybdenum cofactor assembly chaperone, translating into MKTFKILGLLLTYPEGSVLKAHDELLQVIQDEAILPKGAIKKIEHFIDVQNNKELLEIQEDYVDLFDRGRAHCLHLFEHIHGESRDRGQAMVDLIETYKSKGVYIDNNELPDYLPLFMEYLSHCSFHEASDLLGDAIDVIAVIGKKLEKRGSIYAEVFSAIEVLSSVKPDKTKITQAIAEAPKDPETLEELDEEWKEAEAFSGDPVADCNSCNAFPNATEALNKQMGGA; encoded by the coding sequence ATGAAAACCTTTAAGATCTTAGGATTATTACTCACCTACCCGGAAGGCTCCGTTTTAAAAGCTCATGATGAATTGCTTCAAGTCATACAAGATGAAGCGATTTTACCAAAAGGTGCGATTAAAAAAATTGAACATTTTATCGATGTTCAAAACAACAAAGAGCTTTTAGAAATCCAAGAAGATTATGTTGACCTCTTTGATCGCGGGCGCGCTCATTGCCTTCACCTTTTTGAACATATTCACGGAGAGTCTAGAGACCGCGGCCAGGCTATGGTCGACCTGATAGAGACCTATAAATCCAAAGGTGTTTATATCGATAATAATGAGCTTCCTGATTATCTCCCTCTTTTCATGGAATATCTTTCTCATTGCTCTTTTCATGAAGCAAGCGATCTCTTAGGCGATGCTATTGATGTGATTGCGGTGATTGGCAAAAAGTTAGAAAAACGCGGCTCCATTTACGCTGAGGTTTTTTCTGCGATTGAGGTGCTTTCCTCTGTTAAGCCCGATAAAACTAAAATTACCCAGGCGATAGCAGAAGCGCCTAAAGACCCTGAAACACTAGAAGAGTTAGACGAAGAATGGAAAGAGGCGGAAGCGTTCAGCGGCGACCCTGTTGCTGATTGTAATAGCTGCAACGCGTTTCCAAATGCGACTGAGGCTTTGAACAAACAAATGGGAGGTGCTTAA
- the narI gene encoding respiratory nitrate reductase subunit gamma: MALDYIHEFLFGYYPYICLAVFIIGSALRYDRDQYSWKADSSQLLRKKGMGLGSNLFHIGIILLFFGHLVGLLMPHAVYHHFMTAEAKQLMAMVAGGIFGTICFIGMTILLKRRLFDERIRATSKPSDIMILVLLYIQLILGLITIPFSAQHPDGSSMIALANWAQYIVTFRSGAADFIVNEALVFKLHLVLGTTIFLIFPFTRLVHIFSGVSAPLKYLFRSGYQIVRKRG; this comes from the coding sequence ATGGCGTTAGATTATATTCATGAATTTCTATTCGGATATTATCCTTATATTTGCCTGGCTGTTTTTATTATTGGCAGTGCTCTTCGATATGACCGGGACCAATATTCCTGGAAAGCAGACTCAAGCCAATTGCTGCGAAAAAAAGGGATGGGACTTGGAAGTAATTTATTTCACATTGGCATCATATTGCTTTTTTTCGGTCATTTAGTTGGTCTTTTAATGCCCCATGCTGTTTATCATCATTTCATGACGGCAGAGGCCAAACAATTAATGGCTATGGTAGCTGGAGGTATTTTCGGCACTATCTGTTTCATCGGTATGACCATCTTGTTAAAACGCCGGCTGTTTGATGAGCGTATACGCGCCACAAGCAAACCATCAGATATTATGATTTTAGTCCTTCTTTATATTCAGCTGATTTTAGGTTTAATCACCATTCCTTTTTCAGCCCAACACCCTGATGGTAGCTCAATGATTGCTCTTGCTAATTGGGCGCAATACATTGTGACATTTCGCTCTGGTGCTGCTGACTTCATCGTTAATGAAGCTCTTGTTTTCAAGCTTCATCTGGTTTTAGGAACAACTATCTTCCTAATTTTCCCGTTTACTCGTTTGGTACATATATTCAGTGGTGTTTCCGCGCCTTTGAAATATCTATTCCGCTCTGGCTATCAAATTGTACGAAAGAGAGGTTAG
- a CDS encoding nitrate reductase subunit alpha: protein MSHILDKLTFFTNKASETFSEGHGVTTDENREWERAYRNRWSHDKVVRSTHGVNCTGSCSWKIYVKSGLVTWETQQTDYPRTRPDLPNHEPRGCARGASFSWYLYSSARLKYPMIRSKLLRSWRATKLIHKDPVDAWASLMSDTELTTEYKQARGLGGMVRVSWDEANEIIAASNVYTAKTYGPDRIIGFSPIPAMSMISYAAGSRYLSLIGGTCMSFYDWYCDLPPSSPQVWGEQTDVPESADWYNSSYIIAWGSNVPQTRTPDAHFFTEARYNGTKTVAVTPDYSEVAKLSDSWMPVRQGTDSAMAMAMGHVILKEFHLSGKSEYFDDYCRMYTDMPFLVILDKKDGLDEKDGTYVPGRTLRASDFDSNLGEEKNTDWKPVIYDANTNKVVVPNGTVGSRWDESGKWNMEAKNVADGSEIWPEVSLLNTKDEVISAGFPYFGNLENDQPIFAHTEHDSIQQRNIPARRISLGENKDVLVATVFDLLIANYGIDRGLGGENVATSLEDDIPYTPAWQEKITGVPAEQVTRIAREFADNADKTRGRSMVILGAAINHWYHMDMIYRGIINMLMMCGCIGKSGGGWSHYVGQEKLRPQTGWQPLAFALDWHRPPRHMNSTSFFYNHSNQWRYEKLEVDEILSPLADKDKWKDYSLIDCNVRSERMGWLPSAPQLEENPLKLSKQAQAAGKDPKDYITGKLKDGSLRMSCEDPDNPKNFPRNMFIWRSNILGSSGKGHEYMLKHLLGTTNGVLGKDLGELGGPKPKEVEWHEEAPEGKLDLVVTLDFRMSTTCMYSDIVLPSATWYEKNDLNTSDMHPFIHPLSRAVDPAWESRSDWNIYKGIAEKFSELCVGHLGTETDVVALPILHDTPAELAQGIDVKEWKSGDCEAIPGKTMPNYISVERDYPNTYKKFTALGPLMTKIGNGGKGISWNTENEVEFLGQLNHTVTKEGISHGLPCIETDIDAAEVVLSLAPETNGQVAVKAWQALGNFTGRDHTHLAKPKEDEKIRFRDIQAQPRKIISSPTWSGLEDEHVSYNAGYTNVHELIPWRTLTGRQQFYQDHEWMRDFGEGLCVYKPPINTKTIAPVIDEFGKGRKQVVLNWITPHQKWGIHSTYSENLLMLTLSRGGPVVWISEVDAKKIDVKDNDWIELYNTNGAISARAIVSQRVPEGMSMMYHAQEKIINTPGAETTGTRGGIHNSVTRAVVKPTHMIGGYAQLSYGFNYYGTVGSNRDEFVIVRKVDKVNWLENPDENLDHEEIA, encoded by the coding sequence ATGAGCCATATTTTAGATAAATTGACTTTCTTTACAAACAAGGCATCTGAAACCTTCTCTGAAGGTCATGGAGTGACAACAGACGAAAACCGTGAATGGGAACGCGCTTACAGAAATCGTTGGTCCCATGACAAGGTGGTCCGCTCGACCCATGGTGTGAATTGCACGGGGTCATGTAGTTGGAAAATTTACGTAAAAAGCGGTCTTGTCACCTGGGAAACTCAACAAACTGATTATCCGCGCACTCGGCCAGATTTACCCAATCACGAACCACGTGGTTGCGCGCGCGGTGCAAGTTTTAGTTGGTACCTCTATAGCTCTGCTCGTTTAAAATACCCAATGATCCGCTCGAAGCTTTTAAGAAGTTGGCGCGCGACAAAGCTTATTCATAAAGACCCGGTTGATGCCTGGGCGTCTCTTATGAGCGATACAGAATTAACAACAGAGTATAAACAAGCACGCGGCCTTGGTGGTATGGTTAGAGTAAGTTGGGATGAAGCCAATGAAATAATCGCCGCGTCTAATGTTTATACAGCCAAAACCTATGGGCCAGATCGTATCATTGGTTTCTCTCCCATTCCTGCGATGTCTATGATTTCATATGCTGCAGGTAGCCGATACTTATCGTTAATTGGTGGCACATGTATGAGCTTTTACGATTGGTATTGTGATCTGCCGCCCAGTTCACCACAGGTTTGGGGGGAGCAAACGGATGTTCCTGAAAGTGCTGATTGGTACAACTCATCTTATATCATTGCCTGGGGGTCTAATGTCCCGCAAACAAGAACTCCTGACGCTCATTTTTTTACTGAGGCACGATATAACGGCACAAAAACAGTTGCCGTCACACCTGATTATAGCGAGGTTGCCAAACTTTCTGATAGCTGGATGCCTGTGCGGCAAGGTACAGACAGTGCCATGGCTATGGCTATGGGGCATGTCATCTTGAAGGAATTTCATCTTTCTGGAAAAAGTGAATATTTTGATGATTACTGCCGCATGTACACTGACATGCCGTTTCTTGTCATTCTCGATAAGAAAGACGGGCTTGATGAAAAAGATGGAACTTATGTGCCAGGCCGGACTTTGCGGGCGTCTGATTTTGATAGCAATTTAGGAGAAGAAAAAAACACTGACTGGAAGCCAGTTATCTATGATGCCAACACGAATAAGGTTGTTGTGCCAAACGGCACTGTTGGCTCTCGCTGGGATGAAAGCGGCAAATGGAATATGGAAGCCAAGAACGTGGCTGATGGCTCAGAAATCTGGCCGGAAGTTTCTCTACTAAACACGAAAGATGAAGTGATCTCTGCTGGTTTTCCTTATTTTGGAAACCTTGAAAATGATCAACCCATTTTTGCTCATACTGAACATGACAGCATACAACAGCGCAATATCCCAGCGCGCCGTATAAGCTTGGGTGAGAACAAAGATGTACTTGTCGCAACCGTTTTTGACCTTCTCATTGCAAACTATGGTATCGACAGGGGTTTAGGCGGGGAGAATGTTGCAACGTCCCTTGAAGATGATATTCCCTACACACCGGCCTGGCAGGAAAAAATAACCGGGGTCCCTGCGGAACAGGTCACACGAATAGCACGTGAGTTTGCTGACAATGCAGACAAAACGCGCGGCCGTTCCATGGTGATTTTAGGGGCTGCCATTAATCATTGGTATCATATGGATATGATCTATCGTGGCATTATAAACATGCTGATGATGTGCGGTTGCATTGGTAAATCTGGTGGAGGTTGGTCTCACTATGTAGGGCAAGAAAAACTACGGCCTCAAACCGGATGGCAACCTTTGGCGTTTGCGCTTGATTGGCATCGCCCACCACGTCACATGAATTCAACCAGCTTTTTCTATAACCATTCAAACCAATGGCGATATGAAAAATTGGAAGTAGATGAAATCCTCTCACCCTTAGCGGATAAAGATAAATGGAAAGATTATTCTCTTATCGACTGCAATGTCAGGTCTGAGCGTATGGGGTGGCTTCCTTCTGCTCCGCAGTTAGAAGAAAATCCTTTAAAATTATCAAAGCAGGCTCAAGCAGCGGGCAAAGATCCAAAGGACTATATTACAGGAAAATTGAAAGACGGGTCATTGCGCATGTCATGCGAAGACCCTGACAATCCGAAGAACTTTCCACGTAATATGTTCATCTGGCGATCTAACATTTTAGGGTCTTCAGGCAAGGGGCATGAATATATGCTCAAACATCTTCTTGGTACAACCAATGGTGTGCTTGGAAAAGACCTTGGTGAGCTTGGTGGCCCTAAACCAAAAGAAGTTGAGTGGCATGAGGAAGCACCAGAGGGTAAATTAGATCTAGTTGTCACGTTAGATTTTAGAATGTCGACCACTTGCATGTATTCGGACATCGTTTTGCCTTCAGCCACTTGGTATGAAAAAAACGACCTTAATACATCTGATATGCATCCCTTTATCCATCCGCTTTCAAGGGCTGTTGATCCGGCCTGGGAATCTCGCAGTGATTGGAATATCTATAAAGGAATTGCTGAAAAATTCTCAGAGCTTTGCGTTGGTCATTTAGGGACAGAAACTGATGTTGTAGCTCTTCCGATATTACATGACACTCCGGCTGAACTTGCTCAAGGTATTGACGTGAAAGAATGGAAGTCTGGTGATTGTGAAGCAATTCCAGGTAAAACCATGCCGAACTACATCTCTGTGGAGAGGGATTACCCAAACACTTATAAAAAATTTACAGCCCTTGGCCCTCTCATGACCAAGATTGGTAATGGTGGCAAGGGAATTTCCTGGAATACCGAAAATGAAGTCGAGTTTTTAGGGCAATTAAATCATACGGTTACTAAGGAAGGCATCTCACACGGCCTTCCATGCATTGAAACTGATATTGATGCCGCTGAAGTTGTTCTGTCTCTAGCACCAGAGACAAATGGACAGGTTGCTGTAAAGGCATGGCAAGCCCTTGGGAACTTTACTGGCCGCGACCATACTCATTTGGCCAAACCTAAAGAAGATGAGAAAATTCGCTTTAGAGATATTCAGGCACAACCTAGAAAAATCATTTCGTCTCCCACATGGAGCGGTTTAGAAGATGAGCATGTTAGCTACAATGCGGGCTATACAAATGTGCATGAACTCATCCCTTGGCGTACTTTAACCGGACGCCAACAGTTCTACCAAGATCATGAATGGATGAGAGATTTTGGTGAAGGGCTTTGTGTCTACAAACCTCCGATTAATACCAAGACCATTGCGCCGGTAATTGATGAATTTGGTAAGGGACGCAAACAAGTTGTCCTCAACTGGATTACACCGCACCAAAAATGGGGCATTCACAGCACCTACTCTGAAAACCTATTGATGTTGACTCTCAGCCGCGGTGGCCCTGTGGTTTGGATTAGTGAAGTTGATGCTAAAAAAATCGATGTCAAGGACAATGACTGGATTGAACTTTACAACACCAATGGTGCTATCTCAGCAAGAGCGATTGTTTCGCAGCGTGTCCCTGAGGGAATGAGCATGATGTATCACGCGCAAGAGAAAATCATCAATACACCAGGTGCTGAGACTACTGGCACCAGAGGCGGCATTCATAACTCTGTCACACGGGCAGTAGTGAAGCCAACACATATGATCGGTGGATATGCTCAACTTTCATACGGCTTTAATTATTACGGAACCGTAGGGTCGAACCGAGATGAGTTCGTGATTGTTAGAAAAGTAGACAAAGTAAATTGGTTAGAAAACCCAGATGAGAATCTTGACCATGAGGAGATTGCATAA